One stretch of Mycolicibacterium fallax DNA includes these proteins:
- a CDS encoding carboxymuconolactone decarboxylase family protein, translating to MLADLTRLVALSPPKFADLNAAVREVCAATIGCPPLPAESRGGPVDPMITEFAEQFSADVSAITAAQRAAYTESLGADVATVTLLIYLADFVPRVAAGLRSLGVDWSPQAGDWDHHTDPAALLLGRMVGRIGQLTDLDPVSTEVVRLRVARAHNCRLCKSLRERSALEAGGSEDLYDGIDDYSHSSVLSPAHRAALRYTDALLWTPAQIDGAELLAHYDRDAAVELTFDVLRNSCNKIAVSLGADAARVSEGTEGYRIGPDGLPIYG from the coding sequence GTGCTGGCTGATCTGACCCGGTTGGTGGCGCTGTCGCCGCCGAAATTCGCCGATCTGAACGCCGCGGTGCGCGAGGTGTGCGCGGCGACCATCGGGTGCCCGCCGCTGCCCGCCGAATCCCGAGGTGGGCCGGTCGATCCGATGATCACCGAGTTCGCCGAGCAGTTCTCCGCCGACGTTTCGGCGATCACCGCCGCCCAGCGCGCCGCCTACACCGAGTCGTTGGGCGCCGACGTGGCCACGGTGACGCTGTTGATCTACCTGGCCGACTTCGTGCCCCGGGTGGCGGCCGGTCTGCGATCGCTCGGCGTGGACTGGTCCCCGCAGGCCGGCGACTGGGACCACCACACCGATCCGGCGGCGCTGCTGCTGGGCCGGATGGTCGGCCGGATCGGGCAGCTGACGGACCTGGACCCGGTCAGCACCGAGGTGGTGCGGCTGCGGGTCGCCCGGGCGCACAACTGCCGGCTGTGCAAATCGCTGCGGGAACGCTCGGCGCTGGAGGCCGGCGGCTCGGAGGACCTGTACGACGGCATCGACGACTACTCGCACAGCTCGGTCCTGTCACCGGCGCACCGGGCGGCGCTGCGTTACACCGACGCGCTGCTCTGGACCCCGGCCCAGATCGACGGCGCCGAGCTGCTGGCGCACTACGACCGGGACGCCGCCGTCGAGCTGACCTTCGATGTGCTGCGCAACTCGTGCAACAAGATCGCGGTGTCCCTCGGTGCGGATGCCGCGCGGGTCTCCGAGGGCACCGAGGGGTACCGGATCGGACCCGACGGTCTGCCGATCTACGGGTAA
- a CDS encoding metallopeptidase TldD-related protein: MIPAAQVVELALAAAACAGGADETIVLVTDTATAALRWAGNTMTTNGVSTSRTTTVISIVRRGGRAHVGSLASAEVDREAIPALVAASQAAARSAPAARDSFPLLPADPAGVGWDEPAPGTGAEVFAPVAEALARGFTGPDTLYGFAHHVVETTWLATSTGLRRRSVQPTGSVEINAKRNGASAWAGVSTPWFDDVATDDLLAELAMRLGWAQRTVELPAGHYETIMPPSTVADMMIYLGWTMDGRGAQEGRTALAAPGGGTRVGERLTDLGLTMYSDPAAPGLECTPFLAVGSSSETTSVFDNGLDLTRVDWIRDGSIAALAYPRAAALEFDVPVAIPSSNLLMTGGDAELADMVAGTERGLLLTTLWYIREVDPTSLLLTGLTRDGVYLIEDGEVSAAVNNFRFNESPLDLLRRATEAGRAEKTLPREWGDWFNRASMPSLRIPDFHMSSVSQAQ, encoded by the coding sequence ATGATCCCCGCCGCACAGGTCGTCGAGCTGGCGCTGGCGGCCGCCGCCTGCGCCGGCGGTGCCGACGAGACCATCGTCCTGGTCACCGACACCGCCACCGCGGCGCTGCGCTGGGCCGGAAACACCATGACCACCAACGGGGTTTCGACCTCGCGCACCACCACGGTGATCTCCATCGTCCGGCGCGGCGGCCGGGCGCACGTCGGCTCACTGGCCTCCGCCGAGGTCGACCGCGAGGCGATCCCCGCGCTGGTCGCGGCCTCGCAGGCCGCCGCGCGCTCGGCGCCCGCGGCCCGCGACAGCTTCCCGCTGCTGCCCGCCGACCCGGCCGGGGTGGGTTGGGACGAACCGGCGCCGGGCACCGGAGCGGAGGTGTTCGCCCCGGTCGCCGAGGCGCTGGCGCGCGGCTTCACCGGCCCCGACACCCTCTACGGTTTCGCCCATCACGTGGTGGAGACCACCTGGCTGGCCACCTCCACCGGGCTGCGGCGGCGTTCGGTGCAGCCGACCGGGTCAGTGGAGATCAACGCCAAGCGCAACGGCGCCAGCGCGTGGGCCGGGGTGAGCACACCCTGGTTCGACGACGTCGCGACCGACGATCTGCTCGCCGAGCTGGCGATGCGGCTGGGCTGGGCGCAGCGCACCGTCGAACTGCCGGCCGGGCACTACGAGACGATCATGCCGCCCTCGACGGTCGCGGACATGATGATCTACCTGGGCTGGACGATGGACGGCCGCGGCGCCCAGGAGGGGCGCACCGCGCTGGCCGCGCCCGGCGGCGGGACCCGGGTGGGGGAGCGGCTGACCGACCTGGGCCTGACCATGTACTCGGATCCGGCCGCGCCCGGGCTGGAGTGCACGCCGTTTCTGGCGGTGGGCAGCTCGTCGGAGACGACGTCGGTGTTCGACAACGGTCTGGACCTGACCCGGGTGGACTGGATCCGCGACGGTTCCATCGCGGCGCTGGCCTATCCGCGCGCGGCGGCGCTGGAATTCGATGTGCCGGTGGCGATTCCGTCGTCGAACCTGCTGATGACCGGCGGTGATGCGGAGCTGGCCGACATGGTCGCCGGCACCGAGCGGGGCTTGCTGCTGACCACCCTGTGGTACATCCGGGAGGTCGATCCGACGTCCCTGCTGCTGACCGGGCTGACCCGGGACGGGGTCTACCTGATCGAGGACGGTGAGGTCAGCGCCGCGGTGAACAACTTCCGGTTCAACGAGTCGCCGCTGGACCTGCTGCGCCGCGCCACCGAGGCGGGCCGGGCGGAGAAGACGCTGCCGCGGGAGTGGGGCGACTGGTTCAACCGGGCCTCGATGCCGTCGCTGCGGATTCCGGACTTCCACATGTCGTCGGTCAGCCAGGCGCAGTAG